From a region of the Pseudoxanthomonas sp. X-1 genome:
- the btuB gene encoding TonB-dependent vitamin B12 receptor, which produces MKTTLLSLAIGLGLSATAAARPADDATDLDQVSVTATRTEVAVQDSLVPVQVISREEIERSQATSLPELLAGRAGVNIANQGGPGKLTSVFLRGSESDHVLVLVDGVRIGSVTAGLAAFQDLPVSQIERIEIVRGPRSSLYGSEAIGGVIQIFTRGGGKGLTTYAQAGFGSHGLRDHSAGFSYRGERGWLSANGGYQDTDGINACRGTAGDAAHPFGAGCYADEPDRDGYRNTSFGLRAGIDVTDTLALEGNFLNADSYNEYDGTLFGGNEAKSLQRVAGGKLRWNPNEAFQLTVQAGRNDDEADNYFADADTGTRSFVSTFDTRRDTASAQGDYRFAEGQTFTLGVDWLNDRVTSTTPYDIDARDNTGVFAEYQGSFGAHALQASVRNDDNEQFGSHTTGSLGYGFGFGNGFKFTANAGTGFKAPNFNDLYYPGFSNPDLKPEKSKSLNLGLAQYGQGWNWTFNAYETRIDDLIGYDTAFNVVNVDKARIRGAELTGFVTLAGLDINAQLSHADARDDGDGANHDKWLARRARDTARLDLDYAIGDFRLGLTGNAAGKRYDDAANTQRLGGYGTMDVRLEYALSRDWTLLAKAANVFDKDYETVQWYNQPGREYTVSVRWQARQ; this is translated from the coding sequence ATGAAGACCACCCTGCTCAGCCTGGCCATCGGCCTGGGCCTTTCCGCCACCGCCGCCGCGCGGCCCGCCGACGATGCGACCGATCTGGACCAGGTCAGCGTCACCGCCACGCGCACCGAAGTCGCCGTCCAGGACAGCCTGGTGCCGGTGCAGGTCATCTCGCGCGAGGAGATCGAGCGCAGCCAGGCCACCTCGCTGCCCGAGCTGCTGGCCGGCCGCGCCGGCGTCAACATCGCCAACCAGGGCGGGCCGGGCAAGCTGACCAGCGTGTTCCTGCGCGGCAGCGAATCGGACCACGTGCTGGTGCTGGTGGACGGCGTGCGCATCGGCTCGGTCACCGCCGGGCTGGCCGCGTTCCAGGACCTGCCGGTCTCGCAGATCGAGCGCATCGAGATCGTGCGCGGCCCGCGCTCGAGCCTCTACGGCTCGGAGGCCATCGGCGGCGTCATCCAGATCTTCACCCGCGGCGGCGGCAAGGGCCTGACCACCTACGCCCAGGCCGGCTTCGGCAGCCATGGTCTGCGCGACCACAGCGCCGGCTTCAGCTACCGCGGCGAACGCGGCTGGCTGTCGGCCAACGGCGGCTACCAGGACACCGACGGCATCAACGCCTGCCGTGGCACCGCCGGCGATGCGGCCCACCCCTTCGGCGCCGGCTGCTATGCCGACGAGCCGGACCGCGACGGCTACCGCAACACCTCCTTCGGCCTGCGCGCCGGCATCGACGTCACCGACACGCTGGCGCTGGAGGGCAACTTCCTCAACGCCGACAGCTACAACGAATACGACGGCACCCTGTTCGGCGGCAACGAGGCCAAGAGCCTGCAGCGCGTGGCCGGCGGCAAGCTGCGATGGAACCCGAACGAAGCGTTCCAGCTGACCGTGCAGGCCGGCCGCAACGACGATGAGGCCGACAACTACTTCGCCGATGCCGATACCGGCACGCGCAGCTTCGTCAGCACCTTCGACACCCGCCGCGACACCGCCTCGGCGCAGGGCGACTACCGCTTCGCCGAAGGCCAGACCTTCACCCTGGGCGTGGACTGGCTGAACGACCGCGTCACCAGCACCACGCCTTACGACATCGACGCGCGCGACAACACCGGCGTGTTCGCCGAGTACCAGGGCAGCTTCGGCGCGCACGCGCTGCAGGCCTCGGTGCGCAACGACGACAACGAACAGTTCGGCTCGCACACCACCGGCAGCCTGGGCTATGGCTTCGGCTTCGGCAACGGCTTCAAGTTCACCGCCAACGCGGGCACCGGATTCAAGGCGCCGAATTTCAACGACCTGTACTACCCGGGCTTCAGCAATCCGGACCTCAAGCCGGAGAAGAGCAAGTCGCTCAATCTGGGCCTGGCGCAGTACGGCCAGGGCTGGAACTGGACCTTCAACGCCTACGAGACCCGCATCGACGACCTGATCGGCTACGACACGGCCTTCAATGTGGTCAACGTGGACAAGGCCAGGATCCGCGGCGCGGAGCTGACCGGCTTCGTCACCCTGGCCGGGCTGGATATCAATGCCCAGCTCAGCCACGCCGACGCGCGCGACGACGGCGATGGCGCCAACCACGACAAGTGGCTGGCGCGCCGCGCCCGCGACACCGCCCGCCTGGACCTGGACTATGCGATCGGCGACTTCCGCCTGGGCCTGACCGGCAACGCCGCCGGCAAGCGCTACGACGACGCGGCCAACACCCAGCGCCTGGGCGGCTACGGCACGATGGACGTGCGTCTGGAATACGCCCTGTCGCGTGACTGGACCCTGCTGGCCAAGGCGGCCAACGTGTTCGACAAGGACTACGAGACGGTCCAGTGGTACAACCAGCCCGGCCGCGAGTACACCGTCAGCGTGCGCTGGCAGGCCAGGCAGTAA
- a CDS encoding GAF domain-containing protein: MSFATQTLSGTKPEQYAQLLEQARGLMSGETDRIANAANLAALLYHALSGFNWAGFYFFDGKELVVGPFQGLPACVRIALDKGVCGAAASTRQTQRVYDVEAFPGHIACDAASRSELVVPLVKDDVLIGVLDIDSPQVGRFDEDDQRGLEAIAAAFVDALA, translated from the coding sequence ATGTCATTCGCGACCCAGACCCTCTCCGGGACCAAGCCCGAGCAATACGCGCAGCTGCTGGAGCAGGCGCGCGGCCTGATGTCCGGGGAAACCGACCGCATCGCCAACGCCGCCAACCTCGCCGCCCTGCTCTACCACGCACTGTCCGGCTTCAACTGGGCCGGGTTTTATTTCTTCGACGGCAAAGAGCTGGTGGTCGGGCCGTTCCAGGGCCTGCCGGCCTGCGTGCGCATCGCCCTGGACAAGGGCGTGTGCGGCGCGGCGGCCAGCACCCGCCAGACCCAGCGCGTGTACGACGTGGAAGCCTTCCCGGGCCATATCGCCTGCGACGCCGCCTCGCGTTCGGAACTGGTGGTGCCGCTGGTGAAGGACGATGTCCTCATCGGCGTGCTGGACATCGACAGCCCGCAGGTGGGCCGCTTCGACGAGGACGACCAGCGCGGTCTGGAAGCCATCGCCGCGGCCTTCGTGGACGCCCTGGCGTGA
- the queD gene encoding 6-carboxytetrahydropterin synthase QueD — protein sequence MDIFKVFTFEAAHRLPNVPEGHKCARLHGHSFRVELHLTGPLDPHTGWVMDFADVKAAFKPLYERLDHHYLNDIEGLDNPTSERIAEWIWDHLKPALPMLSQVVVHETCTAGSRYRGPRAD from the coding sequence ATGGACATCTTCAAGGTCTTCACTTTCGAGGCCGCGCACCGGCTGCCGAACGTGCCCGAGGGGCACAAGTGCGCCCGCCTGCACGGCCATTCCTTCCGCGTCGAACTGCATCTGACCGGCCCGCTGGATCCGCACACCGGCTGGGTGATGGACTTCGCCGACGTCAAGGCGGCCTTCAAGCCTCTCTACGAACGCCTCGACCACCACTACCTCAACGACATCGAGGGCCTGGACAACCCGACCAGCGAGCGCATCGCCGAGTGGATCTGGGACCACCTCAAGCCGGCCCTGCCGATGCTCAGCCAGGTCGTGGTCCACGAGACCTGCACCGCCGGCAGCCGCTATCGCGGACCGCGCGCGGACTGA
- a CDS encoding TfoX/Sxy family protein, which produces MSTTQLRNIGPKSAAWLRQVGLRTEEDLRAAGPVDAFMRIKRAGFRPSLNLLYALEGALLGCHWQEVPEARRQQMVAEAEAAIAALPAPRGRPAAAPVTTTRHDEEGGAAPAFDFLDSPGRDGD; this is translated from the coding sequence GTGAGCACCACGCAGCTGCGCAACATCGGGCCCAAGTCCGCCGCGTGGCTGCGCCAGGTCGGCCTGCGCACCGAGGAGGACCTGCGCGCGGCGGGTCCGGTGGACGCCTTCATGCGGATCAAGCGCGCCGGCTTCCGCCCCAGCCTCAACCTGCTCTATGCACTGGAAGGCGCGCTGCTGGGCTGCCACTGGCAGGAGGTGCCCGAAGCGCGCCGCCAACAGATGGTCGCCGAGGCCGAGGCGGCCATCGCCGCGCTTCCCGCCCCGCGCGGCCGGCCCGCCGCCGCGCCGGTGACCACCACGCGCCACGATGAGGAAGGCGGTGCCGCGCCGGCGTTCGATTTCCTCGACAGCCCCGGCCGCGACGGCGACTGA
- a CDS encoding helix-turn-helix domain-containing protein, producing the protein MSLRIQRNPTDPGQTSVEGHGCRVCLVRHLAVCTALPPDQAKALEDMTGDTHLRAGELLAREGEPRRYVFTVQHGALRRTRTLADGRRLVAGFLMPGDYIGFSGASHYRHTIEAITDASLCAVSQPAMRQLCQTYPGLEHELMERACIELDATRDKLMALARMTPPERLAGFLLDMAARRTRQGLDDAVVELPMTRTDIADYLGLTIETVSRCFTRLRTDALIATPEPHTVRLLDRDRLEALATAA; encoded by the coding sequence ATGAGCCTGCGCATCCAACGCAATCCCACCGATCCCGGTCAGACCAGCGTGGAGGGTCATGGCTGCCGCGTCTGCCTGGTGCGCCACCTGGCCGTCTGCACCGCGCTGCCGCCCGACCAGGCCAAGGCGCTGGAGGACATGACCGGCGACACCCACCTGCGCGCCGGCGAGCTGCTGGCACGCGAAGGCGAGCCGCGGCGCTATGTCTTCACCGTCCAGCACGGCGCCCTGCGCCGCACCCGCACCCTGGCCGACGGCCGTCGGCTGGTGGCGGGTTTCCTGATGCCGGGCGACTACATCGGCTTCTCCGGCGCCAGCCACTACCGCCACACCATCGAGGCGATCACCGACGCCAGCCTGTGCGCGGTCTCCCAGCCGGCCATGCGCCAGCTGTGCCAGACCTACCCCGGCCTGGAGCACGAGCTGATGGAGCGTGCCTGCATCGAACTGGACGCCACCCGCGACAAGCTCATGGCGCTGGCGCGGATGACCCCGCCCGAACGCCTGGCCGGCTTCCTGCTGGACATGGCCGCGCGCCGCACGCGACAGGGCCTGGACGATGCGGTGGTCGAACTGCCGATGACCCGCACCGACATCGCCGACTACCTGGGCCTGACCATCGAGACGGTCAGCCGCTGCTTCACCCGCCTGCGCACCGATGCATTGATCGCCACGCCCGAACCGCACACCGTGCGCCTGCTCGACCGCGACAGGCTCGAGGCGCTGGCCACGGCCGCCTGA
- a CDS encoding DEAD/DEAH box helicase, with the protein MSFESLGLAPFLLRALAEQGYEHPTPIQEQAIPPALEGRDLLAGAQTGTGKTAAFGLPLLQHLGTSSQEVTRGPRRPRALVLTPTRELATQVFESLRDYSKYLRIPAATIYGGVGMGPQLDALRRGVDLVIACPGRLLDHIERRSVDLSGIEILVLDEADRMLDMGFLPSIKRILAKLPKQDRQTLLFSATFAEPIKALAREFMVDPLEIQVTPKNTVADTITHRVHPVDTARKRELLLHLLAADTRVQTLVFAKTKHGSDKLATFLEKSGIQTAAIHGNKSQAQRLRALRDFKAGKINVLVATDIAARGIDIDQLPKVINFDLPMVAEDYVHRIGRTGRNGSTGEAVSLVAQEDAKLLRQIVRLLGRDVEIRDVEGFVPQHPIRWGNSAPGKAEQPSGNRPPRRHGRRPHGDAPRQAQAHAHAGPKKHGTGGAPNNGGRRDGGRRQSAPRAAH; encoded by the coding sequence ATGTCGTTTGAATCCCTGGGGCTTGCCCCGTTCCTGCTGCGCGCGCTGGCCGAGCAGGGTTATGAACATCCCACCCCGATCCAGGAGCAGGCGATCCCGCCGGCGCTGGAAGGCCGCGACCTGCTGGCCGGCGCGCAGACCGGCACCGGCAAGACCGCCGCCTTCGGCCTGCCGCTGCTGCAGCATCTGGGCACCTCCTCGCAGGAAGTCACCCGCGGCCCGCGCCGGCCGCGCGCGCTGGTGCTGACCCCGACCCGCGAGCTGGCCACGCAGGTCTTCGAGAGCCTGCGCGACTACAGCAAGTACCTGCGCATCCCGGCCGCGACCATCTACGGCGGCGTGGGCATGGGCCCGCAGCTGGACGCGCTGCGCCGGGGCGTGGACCTGGTGATCGCCTGCCCGGGCCGCCTGCTGGACCACATCGAGCGCCGCAGCGTGGACCTGTCGGGCATCGAGATCCTGGTGCTGGACGAAGCCGACCGCATGCTCGACATGGGCTTCCTGCCCTCGATCAAGCGCATCCTGGCCAAGCTGCCCAAGCAGGACCGGCAGACGCTGCTGTTCTCGGCCACCTTCGCCGAGCCGATCAAGGCGCTGGCGCGCGAGTTCATGGTCGACCCGCTGGAAATCCAGGTCACGCCGAAGAACACCGTGGCCGACACCATCACCCATCGCGTGCACCCGGTGGACACCGCGCGCAAGCGCGAGCTGTTGCTGCACCTGCTGGCGGCCGATACGCGCGTGCAGACGCTGGTGTTCGCCAAGACCAAGCACGGCAGCGACAAGCTGGCCACCTTCCTGGAGAAGTCCGGCATCCAGACCGCGGCGATCCACGGCAACAAGAGCCAGGCCCAGCGCCTGCGCGCGCTGCGCGACTTCAAGGCCGGCAAGATCAACGTGCTGGTGGCCACCGACATCGCCGCGCGCGGCATCGACATCGACCAGCTGCCCAAGGTGATCAACTTCGACCTGCCGATGGTGGCCGAGGACTACGTGCACCGCATCGGCCGCACCGGCCGCAACGGCTCCACCGGCGAGGCGGTGTCGCTGGTCGCGCAGGAAGACGCCAAGCTGCTGCGCCAGATCGTGCGCCTGCTGGGCCGCGACGTGGAGATCCGCGATGTGGAGGGCTTCGTGCCGCAGCATCCGATCCGCTGGGGCAACAGCGCGCCGGGCAAGGCCGAGCAGCCGTCGGGCAACCGCCCGCCGCGCCGCCATGGCCGCCGTCCGCACGGCGACGCCCCGCGCCAGGCGCAGGCCCACGCCCACGCCGGCCCGAAGAAGCATGGCACCGGCGGCGCGCCCAACAACGGCGGCCGCCGCGACGGCGGTCGGCGCCAGAGCGCGCCGCGCGCCGCGCACTAA